The following proteins are encoded in a genomic region of Planococcus lenghuensis:
- a CDS encoding YneF family protein, whose amino-acid sequence MDTWVWILLIVLALIGGVALGFFIARRYMMKYLEENPPINEDMLRIMMMQMGQKPSQKKINQMMTQMNRASTNKKPTKK is encoded by the coding sequence TTGGATACATGGGTTTGGATTCTGCTGATCGTACTCGCGCTTATAGGCGGCGTTGCGCTCGGGTTCTTTATTGCCCGCCGGTATATGATGAAATATCTTGAAGAAAATCCGCCGATCAATGAAGATATGCTTCGGATCATGATGATGCAGATGGGACAGAAACCATCGCAGAAGAAGATCAATCAAATGATGACGCAAATGAATAGAGCTTCTACAAATAAAAAACCGACCAAAAAATAA
- a CDS encoding YneB family resolvase-like protein: MKKTSVIYCRVSTEKDSQETSLERQQEELTAFASAEGYRIEEIFTDRHSGYEMDRDGLLEMLNYLKSTPVDALFIQDETRLGRGHARIALLHVMKKQGIDVFTLSDQGLIALNDMDDMVLEILAIVEEYQRKIHNAKIKRGMKRAVENGYKPERNLRGKGNPEGRERLDLPIDQIVQLKERGLTYHEIAVTLRGFGYQASKATVHRRYKEYEEGRQAE, from the coding sequence ATGAAAAAAACATCTGTCATCTACTGTCGGGTCAGCACTGAAAAAGATTCACAGGAAACTTCCCTGGAGCGGCAGCAGGAAGAATTGACAGCATTCGCTTCAGCAGAAGGATACCGGATTGAGGAAATTTTCACCGACCGGCACAGCGGCTATGAAATGGACCGGGATGGTCTGCTGGAAATGCTTAACTACTTGAAAAGCACACCTGTCGATGCTTTGTTTATCCAGGATGAAACACGGCTCGGACGGGGGCATGCGCGCATTGCATTGCTTCATGTCATGAAAAAGCAGGGAATCGACGTATTTACGCTGTCAGACCAAGGACTGATCGCATTGAATGATATGGACGATATGGTGCTGGAAATTCTGGCGATCGTTGAAGAGTATCAGCGGAAAATCCACAATGCCAAGATCAAACGCGGGATGAAGCGGGCGGTGGAAAATGGGTATAAACCGGAACGGAATTTACGGGGGAAAGGTAATCCTGAAGGGCGGGAGCGCCTTGATCTGCCGATTGATCAGATCGTCCAGCTCAAAGAACGGGGCCTTACGTATCATGAGATTGCCGTGACGCTCCGCGGATTTGGCTATCAGGCGAGCAAAGCGACAGTACACCGGCGGTACAAGGAATATGAAGAAGGACGGCAGGCGGAATAA
- a CDS encoding YqkE family protein: protein MAKKREETNGVFSEDVLAKLQNTKKELQQEERQRVEEAEAKRQFERKQREKNLSFEELLDRYGDQGSKF from the coding sequence ATGGCAAAAAAACGGGAAGAAACAAACGGCGTCTTTTCAGAGGACGTTCTCGCAAAACTGCAGAACACCAAAAAAGAGCTTCAGCAGGAAGAACGGCAGCGTGTGGAAGAAGCGGAAGCGAAACGGCAATTCGAGCGCAAGCAGCGTGAAAAGAACCTGTCGTTCGAAGAATTGCTCGACCGCTACGGTGACCAGGGCAGCAAGTTCTGA
- the tkt gene encoding transketolase, protein MSNERDQLAVTTIRTLSIDAIEKANSGHPGLPMGAAPMAYSLWTKHMHHNPSNPQWFNRDRFVLSAGHGSMLLYSLLHLSGYGLPLDEIKNFRQWDSKTPGHPEYGHTVGVEATTGPLGQGIGMAVGMAMAERHLAATYNKEGYDVVDHRTYALCGDGDLMEGVASEAISLAGHLQLNKLVVLYDSNDISLDGDLEMSFSENVKKRFESYGWNYLRVDDGNDLEALNDAIANAKMSEDKPTLIEVKTVIGYGAPNKSGKSDVHGAPLGEDEMKLAKEYYNWTFEEDFYVPDEVYSTFNEATEKLGGQAEAAWNELLANYEREYPELGNQLKAAINGDLPENYAAEFPTYEAGKKQATRASSGDMINAIAKTVPSFFGGSADLAGSNKTTIKGAGDFLPDTPEGRNIWFGVREFAMAAALNGMALHGGLHVFGGTFFVFSDYARPAIRLSALMGLPVTYVFTHDSVAVGEDGPTHEPVEHLAALRAIPNLSLIRPADANETKAAWDVAINAKSHPTMLVLSRQDLPVLEKTGERSAEGVNRGAYVVSGVDEPEALILATGSEVSLAVEAQQQLQEEGIAVSVVSMPSWDRFEQQDADYKESVIPKSIKKRLAVEMGISLGWHKYIGDEGDVLMIDRYGASAPGGIIQQELGFTKANIVRKVKNLLAE, encoded by the coding sequence ATGTCAAACGAGAGAGATCAGTTAGCGGTCACTACGATCCGCACACTTTCCATTGATGCAATAGAAAAAGCGAATTCCGGTCATCCCGGCTTGCCGATGGGTGCCGCACCGATGGCTTATTCACTATGGACAAAACATATGCACCACAATCCGTCGAACCCGCAGTGGTTCAACCGCGACCGCTTTGTGCTGTCAGCCGGCCACGGGTCCATGCTGCTATATAGCCTGCTCCACCTGTCCGGATACGGACTACCGCTTGATGAAATCAAGAATTTCCGCCAGTGGGATTCGAAAACACCGGGCCACCCGGAATATGGTCATACAGTCGGCGTGGAAGCGACGACAGGACCGCTCGGTCAGGGAATCGGCATGGCCGTCGGAATGGCGATGGCTGAACGGCATCTGGCAGCAACGTACAATAAAGAAGGATACGATGTTGTTGACCACCGTACATACGCGCTTTGCGGCGATGGGGATTTGATGGAAGGCGTCGCTTCTGAAGCCATTTCACTCGCAGGTCACCTGCAGCTTAATAAGCTTGTCGTGCTGTATGACAGCAATGACATTTCACTCGACGGCGACCTTGAGATGAGTTTCTCTGAAAACGTGAAAAAGCGGTTCGAGTCATACGGCTGGAATTACCTTCGCGTCGATGACGGTAATGACCTTGAAGCGCTGAATGATGCGATCGCCAATGCGAAAATGTCTGAAGATAAGCCGACGCTGATTGAAGTGAAAACCGTCATCGGTTACGGGGCGCCGAATAAATCAGGCAAATCGGATGTCCACGGGGCGCCGCTTGGCGAAGATGAGATGAAGCTGGCAAAAGAGTATTACAATTGGACATTCGAAGAAGATTTCTATGTGCCCGATGAAGTGTACAGCACATTCAATGAGGCGACTGAGAAGCTTGGCGGTCAGGCTGAAGCGGCATGGAATGAACTGCTTGCCAATTATGAGCGGGAGTATCCGGAACTCGGCAATCAGCTGAAAGCGGCGATCAATGGCGATCTTCCGGAAAATTACGCTGCTGAATTCCCGACTTATGAAGCGGGGAAGAAGCAAGCGACGCGTGCGTCATCCGGTGACATGATCAATGCCATCGCAAAAACTGTGCCTTCATTCTTCGGAGGCAGTGCTGACTTGGCCGGTTCCAACAAGACGACGATTAAAGGGGCGGGTGACTTCCTGCCGGATACACCGGAAGGACGCAACATCTGGTTCGGTGTGCGTGAATTCGCCATGGCGGCAGCCTTAAACGGAATGGCGCTGCACGGCGGACTGCACGTATTCGGCGGCACATTCTTTGTGTTCAGTGATTATGCCCGTCCGGCAATCCGGCTGTCAGCATTGATGGGACTGCCTGTCACGTATGTATTCACTCATGACAGCGTGGCTGTCGGGGAAGACGGCCCGACTCATGAGCCGGTGGAACACCTGGCCGCGCTTCGCGCCATCCCGAATCTATCACTGATCCGTCCGGCGGATGCCAATGAAACAAAAGCGGCGTGGGATGTGGCGATCAATGCGAAAAGCCATCCAACGATGCTTGTCCTTTCCCGGCAGGATCTTCCTGTCCTCGAAAAGACAGGTGAACGCAGTGCTGAAGGTGTAAACAGAGGCGCCTATGTCGTTTCCGGCGTTGATGAGCCGGAAGCGCTGATCCTGGCAACCGGATCGGAAGTCAGTCTGGCTGTGGAAGCGCAGCAGCAGCTTCAGGAAGAGGGCATTGCAGTTTCCGTCGTGTCCATGCCATCGTGGGACCGGTTCGAACAGCAGGATGCTGACTATAAAGAATCTGTAATTCCAAAAAGCATCAAGAAGCGGCTTGCAGTCGAAATGGGAATCTCTCTTGGCTGGCACAAGTATATCGGCGATGAAGGCGACGTGCTGATGATCGATCGTTACGGTGCAAGTGCACCGGGTGGAATCATTCAGCAGGAACTCGGATTTACGAAAGCGAACATCGTCCGGAAAGTGAAAAATCTCTTGGCCGAGTAA
- a CDS encoding alpha/beta hydrolase, with amino-acid sequence MKRSLLWAAGSVPAILSAAAVALGFSVSNRVMYIRKKDEELILQREIGAKRLDEAWYGAVRKSEQWVESANGYRLKAVFLEPHDTDHYVIISHGVTENKVNSFKFARMFERLGFNSVVYDQRRHGESGGRTTSLGHYEKFDLEAVVHALRMHAGDHVRFGIHGESMGAATLLLYAGSVEDAADFYIADCAFSDVSEQLLHVIRTTTPLRSRLSVRLGSLFLKFRDGYTLETISPREAVRAIEKPVLFIHTAKDTFVPPWMSEELYRLKSGDKELKIFESGKHAQAFNSNPAAYEETVAKFLEKYQLKTQKALQ; translated from the coding sequence ATGAAACGATCACTTCTCTGGGCAGCCGGCTCCGTACCTGCCATTTTGAGTGCGGCAGCTGTTGCGCTCGGCTTCTCGGTGTCCAACCGGGTGATGTATATCCGAAAAAAAGACGAAGAGTTGATTTTGCAGCGGGAAATCGGTGCGAAGCGGCTCGATGAAGCCTGGTATGGAGCCGTTCGAAAAAGCGAGCAATGGGTGGAATCCGCGAACGGCTACCGGCTCAAGGCGGTCTTCCTTGAACCGCATGACACCGACCACTATGTCATCATCTCGCATGGCGTCACTGAAAATAAAGTGAATTCCTTCAAATTCGCCCGCATGTTCGAACGGCTTGGCTTCAACTCTGTCGTTTATGATCAGCGGCGTCACGGGGAGTCCGGCGGGCGGACAACCAGCCTTGGCCATTATGAGAAATTTGATCTTGAAGCCGTCGTGCATGCGCTGAGAATGCATGCAGGGGATCATGTCCGGTTTGGCATACACGGGGAATCGATGGGCGCCGCTACCCTTCTCCTCTATGCCGGAAGTGTGGAAGATGCGGCGGATTTTTACATCGCGGACTGTGCTTTTTCAGACGTGTCCGAGCAGCTGCTGCATGTGATCCGCACGACAACCCCACTCCGTTCACGGCTCTCCGTCCGGCTCGGCAGCCTGTTCCTGAAATTCCGGGACGGCTATACGCTGGAGACCATTTCACCGCGGGAAGCGGTCCGGGCGATCGAAAAGCCGGTCTTATTCATCCATACTGCCAAAGATACATTTGTGCCGCCTTGGATGTCCGAAGAACTGTACCGGCTGAAATCCGGCGATAAGGAACTGAAAATCTTTGAGTCGGGCAAGCACGCCCAGGCCTTCAACAGCAATCCGGCGGCATACGAGGAAACTGTAGCGAAGTTCCTCGAGAAATATCAATTGAAAACACAAAAAGCACTCCAGTGA
- the xerD gene encoding site-specific tyrosine recombinase XerD: MKQAWDALADYLHFLRVERQLADNTLTSYERDLKSYLVYLKEVEQLESIGRVERVHILNYLKHLRESSKTTRTIARHISSIRSFHQFLVRERVADHDPTVHLEMPQMEKKLPNVLSVEEVNALLEVPDTAKPNGSRDLAMLELLYASGMRVSECIGLDAGDVHLTMGFVKCTGKGGKERIIPLGQAALRACQDYMEDGRFKLLKPGSRTDALFVNQRGSRLTRQGFWKLLKHYAQKAGIQKELTPHTLRHSFATHLIENGADLRSVQEMLGHADISTTQIYTHVSKTRLKDVYAQFHPRA, from the coding sequence ATGAAACAGGCATGGGATGCGCTGGCGGATTATTTGCATTTTCTCCGCGTGGAGCGTCAGCTGGCGGATAACACACTCACTTCCTATGAGCGGGATTTAAAAAGCTACCTTGTTTACTTGAAGGAAGTGGAACAGCTGGAGTCGATCGGCCGCGTGGAACGGGTACATATTCTCAATTACTTGAAGCATTTGCGGGAATCTTCCAAAACGACCCGCACGATCGCTCGGCACATTTCATCGATTCGTTCATTCCATCAATTTCTGGTCCGGGAACGGGTGGCGGATCATGATCCGACTGTCCACTTGGAGATGCCGCAGATGGAAAAGAAATTGCCGAATGTACTGTCTGTCGAAGAAGTGAATGCGCTTCTCGAAGTCCCGGATACAGCAAAACCGAACGGCAGCCGGGATCTGGCGATGCTTGAATTGCTGTATGCAAGTGGCATGCGGGTCAGTGAATGCATCGGGCTGGATGCAGGGGATGTGCATTTGACAATGGGATTTGTTAAGTGCACAGGAAAAGGCGGAAAGGAACGGATTATTCCGCTTGGACAGGCGGCGTTGCGGGCCTGTCAGGATTATATGGAAGATGGACGGTTCAAGCTGCTGAAACCAGGCAGCCGGACGGATGCCTTATTTGTCAATCAGCGCGGCAGCCGGCTTACAAGACAGGGATTCTGGAAGCTCCTGAAGCATTATGCGCAAAAAGCGGGTATCCAAAAAGAACTGACACCGCATACGCTCCGGCACTCGTTTGCAACGCATCTGATTGAGAACGGGGCTGATCTGCGTTCGGTTCAGGAAATGCTGGGGCATGCAGACATTTCAACAACACAGATCTATACGCATGTTTCCAAGACAAGATTGAAAGATGTGTATGCCCAATTTCATCCGCGGGCATAG
- a CDS encoding NUDIX hydrolase — protein MKKFEEKTVHSERIYEGKIINLKVDDVTLPNGKQSKRELVEHPGAVAVIAITPDNKLVMVEQYRKALERSIVEIPAGKLEKGEEPAASAKRELEEETGYTAGSFRHIQSFSTSPGFADEVIHLYAAEELKKTEQGAAPDEDEFVELLEVTMEEAEQMMQDGRIYDAKTAFAVLWAKQEIATDN, from the coding sequence ATGAAGAAGTTTGAAGAAAAGACCGTTCATTCAGAGCGGATCTATGAGGGAAAGATTATAAATCTGAAAGTGGATGACGTCACACTGCCAAATGGCAAGCAGTCAAAGCGGGAACTTGTGGAGCATCCGGGAGCTGTTGCGGTTATCGCCATCACGCCGGACAATAAACTCGTCATGGTTGAACAATACCGCAAAGCACTGGAGCGATCGATTGTTGAGATTCCGGCGGGGAAATTGGAAAAAGGAGAAGAACCAGCCGCATCCGCCAAGCGGGAGCTCGAAGAGGAAACGGGATACACGGCAGGATCTTTCCGCCATATCCAGTCGTTTTCAACATCACCCGGTTTTGCGGATGAAGTGATTCATTTGTATGCCGCAGAAGAACTGAAGAAAACAGAGCAGGGCGCTGCGCCGGATGAAGATGAGTTTGTTGAATTGCTGGAAGTAACGATGGAAGAAGCGGAACAGATGATGCAGGATGGCCGAATATACGATGCAAAAACAGCGTTTGCCGTATTATGGGCTAAACAGGAGATTGCAACTGATAATTAG
- a CDS encoding aldo/keto reductase, translating into MKVQPLGKSELEVSEIAFGCMSLPENSQEAEVIIDEAVSLGINYFDTADLYGHGKNEELVGRALKKHRDRIVLATKVGNEWSPETGDVSWNPTKSYITGQVKESLRRLGTDTIDLYQLHGGMIEDNAEETVEAFEQLKREGLIRAYGISSIRPNVIRRFLDMSAIDSNMMQYSLLDRRPEELLDEIHAAGVSVVTRGTLAKGLLTGEALERAALQDGYLSYSKDELFGTLKELLSVHSNLHALALHSVLSHDAVTSVVAGASSRQQLRDTIQAYKTPVSAEQITEAKSLTKADRYDKHRD; encoded by the coding sequence ATGAAAGTTCAACCATTAGGCAAGAGTGAACTGGAAGTGAGCGAAATTGCATTCGGCTGCATGTCATTGCCGGAAAACAGCCAAGAAGCCGAGGTCATCATCGATGAAGCGGTATCACTCGGCATTAATTATTTTGATACGGCAGATTTATATGGACACGGGAAAAATGAAGAACTGGTCGGCCGGGCTCTGAAAAAACACCGGGACCGGATTGTGCTTGCCACCAAAGTCGGCAATGAATGGAGTCCGGAAACCGGGGATGTCAGCTGGAATCCCACGAAATCCTACATAACGGGTCAGGTCAAGGAAAGCCTGCGGCGGCTCGGCACCGATACCATCGATTTATACCAGCTGCACGGCGGCATGATTGAAGATAATGCAGAAGAGACCGTAGAAGCTTTTGAACAATTAAAGCGGGAAGGCCTGATCCGGGCATACGGCATTTCATCCATCCGCCCGAATGTCATCCGCCGGTTCCTTGACATGAGTGCCATCGATTCGAACATGATGCAGTACAGCCTGCTCGACCGGCGCCCGGAAGAGCTGCTGGATGAAATCCATGCAGCCGGCGTTTCAGTTGTCACCCGGGGCACGTTGGCAAAGGGGTTGCTGACAGGGGAAGCCCTTGAACGTGCAGCTCTGCAGGACGGCTACCTGTCCTACAGCAAAGATGAACTATTTGGGACGTTGAAGGAATTGTTGTCAGTGCACAGCAACCTCCACGCGCTTGCGCTGCACAGTGTACTGTCCCACGACGCAGTCACAAGTGTCGTCGCCGGTGCGAGCTCGCGCCAGCAGCTTCGCGACACCATCCAAGCATACAAAACACCCGTCAGCGCCGAGCAGATCACGGAAGCCAAATCACTGACGAAAGCAGACCGGTATGATAAGCACCGGGACTAG
- a CDS encoding DUF896 domain-containing protein produces the protein MLSKEKLNRISELSRKSKSVGLSQEEAKEQSSLRAEYLKVFRSTMRNTIENVKVIDPNGNDVTPDKVRNMRENKYLN, from the coding sequence ATGCTTTCAAAAGAAAAATTAAACCGCATCAGTGAGCTGTCCAGAAAGTCCAAATCCGTCGGTCTGTCGCAGGAAGAAGCGAAAGAACAGTCCAGCCTTCGCGCAGAATATCTGAAGGTGTTCCGTTCAACCATGCGAAATACCATTGAAAATGTGAAAGTTATTGACCCGAACGGTAATGATGTAACTCCCGATAAAGTAAGAAATATGCGCGAGAATAAGTATCTTAACTGA
- a CDS encoding hydroxymethylglutaryl-CoA lyase: MFSLPNKATIIEVGPRDGLQNESRTVPTEAKLAFIAALQAAGIQEMELASFVSPKWVPQMGDARDILAQAPKSGRQIVLTPNAKGIDRALAAGAEAIAVFVGVSDSFNKKNINKTTDESMTALEPLIRNLKDEGIFVRACISTAFYCPYEGAIDPQATLSLCKRFIKLGVDELSVADTIGMANPKESYSLFKLLRDEFPGTLVAAHFHDTRRMAIANIVAALQAGIDRFDTSAGGLGGCPFAPGATGNVATEDVVHMLHRMGIDTGIDEEKLAEAVQVIEPHVSKSILTGMYTLYKNRSEAT, from the coding sequence ATGTTCAGTTTACCAAACAAGGCAACAATTATCGAGGTCGGACCGCGGGACGGGCTTCAGAATGAGTCACGCACAGTACCGACTGAAGCGAAACTGGCATTCATTGCAGCGCTTCAGGCTGCGGGAATCCAGGAAATGGAGTTGGCCTCATTCGTTTCACCGAAATGGGTTCCCCAAATGGGCGATGCCCGGGATATCCTTGCCCAGGCGCCGAAATCCGGCCGGCAGATCGTCTTAACGCCGAATGCGAAAGGCATTGACCGGGCACTCGCCGCAGGAGCAGAAGCCATCGCGGTGTTCGTCGGTGTCAGCGACTCATTCAATAAAAAAAACATCAACAAAACAACGGATGAAAGCATGACGGCCCTGGAGCCGCTGATCCGGAACCTGAAAGATGAAGGCATTTTTGTCCGTGCCTGCATCTCGACCGCCTTTTACTGTCCGTACGAAGGGGCGATTGATCCGCAGGCGACACTCTCTCTTTGTAAGCGCTTCATTAAACTAGGAGTGGATGAATTGAGCGTCGCCGATACGATCGGCATGGCCAATCCGAAAGAAAGCTACAGTCTGTTCAAGCTGTTGCGGGATGAATTCCCGGGTACGCTGGTCGCCGCGCATTTCCATGACACACGAAGAATGGCCATCGCCAATATTGTGGCTGCTCTTCAGGCCGGCATCGACCGGTTTGATACATCCGCCGGCGGTCTTGGCGGCTGTCCGTTCGCACCGGGTGCCACCGGAAATGTCGCGACTGAAGATGTTGTTCACATGCTGCACCGGATGGGGATCGATACCGGTATTGACGAAGAAAAATTAGCTGAGGCCGTTCAAGTCATCGAACCGCATGTATCCAAATCCATTTTGACCGGCATGTACACACTGTATAAGAACAGATCCGAGGCGACTTGA
- the deoB gene encoding phosphopentomutase: MTRKPFERIHLVVLDSVGIGEAPDAEAFGDIGANTLGHTAEAAGGLALPNLERMGLANIVPVQGVTPADQPTAHFGKMQEASVGKDTMTGHWEIMGLNIDTPFKVYPEGFPQDLIQKLEERTGRKVIGNKPASGTAIIDELGEEHLKTGALIVYTSADPVLQIAAHEEIIPLDELYRICEIARELTLEPEYLVGRVIARPFIGEPGAFKRTSNRHDYALAPFSRTVMNELQDGGFDVIALGKINDIYNGAGVTDATRTTDNMDGVDKLVKTVGQDFSGLSFLNLVDFDAVYGHRRDARGYAEALEAFDRRLPEVTEQLGEEDLLIITADHGNDPTFEGTDHTREYVPLLAYSPRFTSGGDLGLRRTFADIGATIADNFSVAPPEFGTSFMEKLR; the protein is encoded by the coding sequence ATGACAAGAAAACCTTTCGAACGGATTCACCTCGTAGTGCTCGATTCGGTCGGTATCGGCGAAGCGCCGGATGCCGAGGCATTCGGTGACATTGGAGCAAATACGCTGGGCCATACAGCAGAAGCAGCGGGCGGCCTCGCACTGCCGAATCTGGAACGGATGGGCCTGGCGAATATCGTGCCGGTACAGGGTGTGACACCTGCGGATCAGCCCACAGCCCATTTTGGCAAAATGCAGGAAGCGTCTGTCGGCAAAGATACGATGACCGGCCATTGGGAGATCATGGGGCTTAACATCGATACGCCATTCAAAGTATATCCGGAAGGGTTCCCGCAAGACCTGATTCAGAAACTCGAAGAGCGGACCGGCCGGAAAGTCATCGGCAATAAACCGGCAAGCGGCACTGCCATCATCGATGAACTCGGTGAAGAGCATTTGAAGACCGGTGCGCTTATCGTTTATACTTCCGCGGATCCGGTGCTGCAGATTGCTGCGCATGAAGAAATTATACCGCTCGATGAATTGTACCGTATCTGTGAAATTGCGCGTGAGCTGACACTTGAACCGGAATACCTTGTCGGCCGGGTGATTGCCCGCCCGTTCATCGGAGAGCCGGGAGCATTCAAGCGGACATCGAACCGGCATGATTACGCATTGGCTCCATTCAGCCGCACGGTCATGAATGAATTGCAGGATGGGGGCTTTGATGTCATTGCGCTCGGTAAGATCAATGATATTTACAACGGAGCAGGTGTGACGGATGCAACCCGCACGACAGATAACATGGACGGTGTGGACAAACTGGTGAAAACGGTCGGCCAGGATTTTTCAGGCCTCAGTTTCCTTAACCTTGTTGATTTCGATGCGGTATATGGACACAGAAGAGATGCCCGGGGATATGCCGAAGCGCTTGAAGCTTTCGACCGGCGGCTGCCGGAAGTAACGGAACAGCTGGGAGAAGAAGACCTCCTTATCATCACAGCGGATCATGGAAATGACCCGACTTTTGAAGGTACAGACCATACACGCGAATATGTGCCCCTTCTTGCCTATTCGCCGCGCTTTACTTCAGGCGGAGATTTAGGGCTTCGACGGACATTTGCGGACATCGGAGCAACCATCGCTGATAATTTTTCAGTGGCTCCCCCTGAATTTGGAACAAGCTTTATGGAAAAACTTCGTTGA
- a CDS encoding acetyl-CoA C-acetyltransferase: MSNEVVIVSAVRTATGSFLGALKDVSASELGAVAIKAAIERAGIAADQVDEVIMGNVLQAGLGQNPARQAALKAGLPETVSAMTINKVCGSGLKAVHLATQAIIAGDADVIVAGGMENMSQAPYILPKAREGFRMGNQEVVDTMLSEGLTCAFNDYHMGVTAENLNDRYGISREEQDAFAARSQERAAAAIDAGKFKDEIVPVEIPQRKGDPVVFDTDEYPRRGTTAESLGKLRPAFKKEGSVTAGNASGINDGAAAVVVMSKAKAEELGLTPLATVIANGSAGVDPAVMGIGPVEAVRKALKKADLELKDIDLIEANEAFAAQSIAVDRELKMNHDIMNVNGGAIALGHPIGASGARIFVTLLHEMRKRDAKIGLATLCIGGGQGVATVVKRP; encoded by the coding sequence ATGTCAAATGAAGTGGTTATTGTAAGCGCTGTCAGAACGGCGACGGGTTCATTCCTTGGCGCGCTGAAAGATGTATCGGCTTCTGAACTGGGCGCTGTGGCCATCAAGGCAGCCATCGAGCGGGCCGGCATTGCGGCGGATCAGGTGGATGAGGTCATTATGGGCAACGTGCTGCAGGCGGGGCTCGGACAAAATCCGGCGAGGCAGGCGGCGTTGAAAGCAGGGCTGCCGGAGACGGTTTCGGCGATGACGATCAATAAAGTATGCGGATCCGGCTTGAAAGCCGTACACTTGGCGACGCAGGCAATCATCGCAGGGGATGCGGATGTGATTGTGGCAGGCGGCATGGAAAATATGAGCCAGGCGCCGTATATCCTGCCAAAAGCCCGGGAAGGATTCCGGATGGGTAATCAGGAAGTTGTCGACACGATGCTGTCGGAAGGGCTGACTTGTGCTTTCAACGATTACCACATGGGTGTGACAGCTGAGAATCTGAACGACCGCTATGGTATCTCGCGTGAAGAACAGGACGCATTCGCAGCGCGTTCCCAGGAACGGGCGGCGGCAGCCATTGATGCCGGCAAATTCAAGGATGAAATCGTGCCGGTGGAAATTCCGCAGCGTAAAGGAGATCCTGTCGTATTCGATACCGATGAATATCCGCGGCGCGGCACTACTGCCGAATCGCTCGGCAAATTGCGGCCGGCGTTCAAAAAAGAGGGCAGTGTCACAGCGGGCAACGCGTCCGGCATCAATGACGGTGCGGCAGCAGTTGTCGTTATGTCAAAAGCGAAAGCGGAAGAACTGGGACTGACACCGCTTGCAACAGTCATTGCCAACGGCAGTGCAGGCGTGGACCCGGCTGTCATGGGAATCGGCCCGGTTGAAGCGGTGCGCAAAGCGCTGAAGAAAGCAGACCTCGAATTGAAAGATATCGACCTCATTGAAGCGAATGAAGCATTCGCGGCCCAGTCGATTGCAGTTGATCGCGAACTAAAGATGAATCATGATATTATGAATGTCAACGGCGGCGCCATTGCGCTTGGTCACCCGATCGGTGCAAGCGGAGCGCGCATTTTCGTGACACTTCTGCACGAAATGCGGAAACGGGATGCGAAAATCGGCCTTGCCACATTATGTATCGGCGGTGGCCAAGGCGTGGCAACCGTTGTAAAACGCCCGTAA
- the fur gene encoding ferric iron uptake transcriptional regulator, translating to MEGRIDRIKKQLHASSYKLTPQREATVRVLLEHEQDHLSAEDVYLLVKDKAPEIGLATVYRTLELLTELKVVDKINFGDGVSRYDLRKEGAAHFHHHLVCMECGAVDEIQEDLLEEVETVVEKRWNFLVKDHRLTFHGICWRCSDNRAEESIDHKGNSKDS from the coding sequence ATGGAAGGCAGAATTGACCGGATAAAAAAGCAGCTTCATGCGTCGAGTTATAAACTGACTCCTCAGCGGGAAGCGACTGTGCGGGTCCTGCTTGAACACGAACAGGATCATCTCAGTGCGGAAGATGTTTATCTTCTTGTGAAAGACAAGGCGCCGGAAATTGGATTGGCGACTGTTTACCGGACACTTGAATTACTAACTGAATTGAAAGTGGTCGACAAAATAAATTTCGGTGATGGCGTTTCACGTTATGACCTTCGGAAAGAAGGCGCGGCTCATTTCCACCACCATCTCGTCTGCATGGAATGCGGCGCTGTGGATGAAATCCAGGAAGATTTACTGGAAGAGGTGGAAACAGTCGTTGAAAAGCGCTGGAACTTTCTGGTCAAGGATCATCGGCTGACGTTTCACGGGATTTGCTGGCGCTGTTCGGATAACCGGGCAGAAGAATCGATCGATCATAAAGGGAATTCAAAAGATAGCTGA